Proteins from a single region of Candidatus Deferrimicrobium sp.:
- a CDS encoding STAS domain-containing protein, whose amino-acid sequence MMSQYKTIQVREEGDTLVVNVVGYLNSLLGEEVEKVVRTRLDNGGRRILLNFQGTRMVNSIGISFVIGVVEKVMEWEGRMAFCEVSRINRDLFRVTGLEKYVRSFDTEKEALDYLSGNA is encoded by the coding sequence ATGATGTCTCAATACAAGACGATACAGGTTCGAGAGGAGGGAGACACCCTGGTGGTGAACGTTGTCGGGTACCTGAACAGCCTTCTGGGCGAGGAGGTCGAGAAGGTGGTCCGCACGAGACTCGACAACGGCGGCCGACGGATCCTGCTGAACTTCCAGGGCACGCGGATGGTCAACAGCATCGGGATCTCGTTCGTCATCGGGGTCGTCGAAAAGGTGATGGAGTGGGAAGGCCGAATGGCCTTCTGCGAGGTGAGCAGGATCAACCGCGACCTTTTCCGGGTGACGGGGCTGGAGAAATACGTCCGGTCCTTCGATACCGAAAAGGAGGCGCTGGACTACTTGTCTGGAAATGCTTGA
- a CDS encoding GntR family transcriptional regulator: MKKLKIRIDNHMTLRERIVETIRNAIVNGQLVPGTRIAEPELADKFGISRTPIREAFRQLESEGFITVVPRKGAIVASLSQRDVADFYDLKMVLEGYAARCAVKTLKESDLTKMEAVNRQIEAASEKKDLRRLLDLHNEFHDIFLRACGNEKLHAIVQNLVMQFRRFRLILAMPGRIEGSIRQHWEIIDAFRKRDPELAEELVRKNAAYGKKLLLRELAKV; encoded by the coding sequence TTGAAAAAACTGAAAATCCGGATCGACAACCACATGACCCTCCGCGAACGGATCGTCGAGACAATCCGCAATGCCATCGTCAACGGACAATTGGTCCCCGGCACCCGCATCGCGGAACCGGAACTGGCCGACAAGTTCGGGATCAGCCGGACGCCGATCCGGGAGGCGTTCCGCCAGTTGGAATCGGAGGGCTTCATCACCGTGGTGCCGCGCAAGGGGGCCATCGTCGCTTCGCTGTCGCAGCGAGACGTCGCCGACTTCTACGACCTGAAGATGGTCCTCGAGGGATACGCGGCGCGGTGCGCGGTCAAGACTCTCAAGGAATCCGACCTGACGAAGATGGAGGCGGTCAACCGCCAGATCGAGGCCGCATCGGAGAAGAAGGACCTTCGCCGGCTGCTCGACCTGCACAACGAATTCCATGACATCTTCCTGCGCGCCTGCGGGAACGAGAAACTCCACGCGATCGTGCAGAACCTGGTCATGCAGTTCCGGCGCTTCCGCCTGATCCTTGCCATGCCGGGAAGGATCGAGGGATCGATCCGGCAGCATTGGGAGATTATCGACGCGTTCCGCAAGCGCGATCCGGAGTTAGCCGAGGAGCTCGTGCGGAAGAACGCCGCCTACGGCAAGAAACTCCTCCTCCGGGAACTGGCGAAGGTCTGA
- a CDS encoding sugar phosphate isomerase/epimerase family protein: MPWVVHSTVPYSMLKEPETPRMLSGAGVGPEIYFSGATLDAITPVEAETVAETLVKAGIRSLSFHAPFEDVWPGARDEEARRFAVRRIQGAIALAPIFRPAGIVLHGGYYDWIFDFQPERWFAPALRSFGELAEAAEKAGTDLFVENVFDEIPDHLLRLREAVDSPRLHFCFDPGHATLFSRLPVHKWAEAFGEGIRLVHVHDNRGRRDDHLPVGEGGINFRGVLMAVRDAGIRPILTVEPHRREHFHRSVAGLRAILAAI, encoded by the coding sequence ATGCCCTGGGTCGTCCACTCCACCGTCCCCTACTCCATGCTGAAAGAACCGGAGACGCCGCGGATGCTGTCGGGCGCCGGAGTCGGGCCGGAGATTTATTTCTCGGGGGCGACCCTCGACGCGATCACACCGGTCGAGGCGGAAACCGTTGCGGAGACGCTGGTGAAAGCGGGGATCCGCTCCCTGTCGTTCCATGCCCCCTTCGAGGACGTGTGGCCCGGGGCGCGCGACGAGGAAGCGCGTCGGTTCGCCGTGCGCCGCATCCAAGGCGCGATCGCCCTCGCCCCGATCTTCCGCCCCGCCGGGATCGTCCTCCACGGTGGGTATTACGACTGGATCTTCGACTTCCAGCCGGAAAGGTGGTTCGCCCCGGCCCTGCGCTCGTTCGGAGAACTCGCCGAAGCGGCGGAGAAGGCCGGCACCGACCTGTTCGTGGAGAACGTCTTCGACGAGATCCCCGACCACCTGCTCCGCCTTCGGGAGGCGGTGGACTCCCCCCGCCTCCACTTCTGCTTCGATCCGGGGCACGCAACGCTTTTCTCCCGCCTGCCGGTCCACAAGTGGGCGGAGGCGTTCGGGGAGGGTATCCGTCTGGTGCACGTGCACGACAACAGGGGCCGGCGGGACGATCACCTTCCTGTGGGCGAGGGGGGGATCAACTTCCGCGGGGTGCTGATGGCGGTGCGGGACGCTGGAATCCGCCCGATCCTCACGGTGGAACCGCACCGCAGGGAACACTTCCACCGAAGCGTTGCGGGGCTTCGCGCGATCCTCGCGGCGATATGA
- a CDS encoding TIGR03960 family B12-binding radical SAM protein: MREIPPSIRKPSRYSGGEVRPPSIAWDEARVRVLLAFPDVYEIGMSHLGMLLLREILSARSGTLCDRVFAPWADYEEHLRDAGLPLASLETGRPAGEFDLLGFSLCYELTYTNVLAMLDLSGIPLLSKDRSEEHPLVVAGGICTLNPAPVAPFFDALLVGDGEEAVLEIVALVEERKKEGGSREDLLSRLSRIEGVYVPGISRRVARRVLADLNRSPLLPAPILPAMRVIHDRLSVEISRGCTRGCRFCQAGYAYRPVRERDPLALLRYLQEEAPKTGYDEVGLLSLSAADYSCVDRLVTEAMEALAPSNVSLSLPSLRLDALQENTVRQIRKVRKSGFTLAPEAGTERLRRSVNKEIPDDDVLKTAEWIFGNGWQTLKLYFMVGLPGETADDVRAIGALAGRVAGIARRHGKRASVTVSVSAFVPKPHTPFQWERQIGGEEIQERIRLLRDALGRNRHAEVKFNSPEISALEGAFSRGDERLPGG; the protein is encoded by the coding sequence ATGCGCGAAATTCCCCCTTCCATCCGGAAGCCGTCGCGGTACAGCGGCGGCGAGGTCCGTCCTCCCTCCATCGCGTGGGACGAAGCCCGTGTGCGCGTGCTGCTCGCTTTTCCCGACGTGTACGAGATCGGCATGTCGCACCTCGGGATGCTGCTCCTGCGCGAGATCCTCTCCGCGAGATCCGGAACCCTCTGCGATCGTGTCTTCGCTCCGTGGGCCGACTACGAAGAGCATCTGCGCGACGCCGGGCTGCCGCTCGCGTCGCTTGAAACGGGACGACCCGCCGGGGAGTTTGACCTCCTCGGATTCTCCCTGTGTTACGAACTCACTTACACGAACGTCCTCGCGATGCTCGACCTTTCCGGGATCCCCCTCCTGTCGAAGGACCGGTCGGAGGAGCACCCGCTCGTGGTGGCGGGGGGGATATGCACCCTGAACCCCGCCCCCGTGGCCCCCTTCTTCGACGCCCTCCTCGTCGGGGACGGCGAGGAAGCGGTGCTCGAGATCGTTGCGCTGGTCGAAGAGCGGAAAAAAGAGGGTGGATCCAGGGAGGATCTTCTCTCGCGGCTCTCCCGGATCGAGGGGGTGTACGTTCCGGGGATCTCCCGGCGGGTGGCGCGGCGCGTCCTTGCGGACCTCAACCGTTCTCCCCTGCTGCCGGCGCCGATCCTTCCGGCGATGCGCGTGATCCACGACCGCCTGAGCGTCGAGATCTCCCGGGGGTGCACGAGGGGGTGCCGCTTTTGCCAGGCGGGGTACGCCTACCGGCCGGTGAGGGAGCGCGACCCGCTCGCCCTGCTTCGATACCTCCAGGAGGAGGCGCCCAAGACGGGGTACGACGAGGTGGGGCTCCTGTCGCTGTCGGCCGCCGACTACAGCTGCGTCGACCGGCTCGTTACGGAGGCGATGGAAGCGCTCGCCCCTTCGAACGTATCGCTCTCCCTCCCTTCGCTTCGCCTGGACGCGTTGCAGGAGAACACGGTCCGGCAGATCCGGAAGGTGCGCAAATCGGGCTTCACGCTCGCCCCGGAAGCCGGGACGGAGCGTCTCCGCCGGTCCGTCAACAAGGAGATCCCGGACGATGACGTCCTGAAGACGGCCGAGTGGATCTTCGGGAACGGCTGGCAGACCCTCAAGCTCTACTTCATGGTCGGCCTGCCTGGTGAGACGGCGGACGACGTCCGGGCCATCGGGGCGCTGGCCGGCCGCGTCGCGGGGATCGCGCGTCGCCACGGGAAGCGCGCCTCCGTGACGGTGAGCGTCTCCGCCTTCGTTCCGAAGCCGCACACCCCGTTCCAGTGGGAGCGCCAGATCGGCGGCGAGGAGATCCAGGAACGAATCCGCCTGCTGCGGGACGCGCTGGGGCGGAACCGGCACGCGGAGGTGAAGTTCAACTCTCCGGAGATCTCCGCTCTCGAGGGAGCCTTCTCACGGGGAGACGAACGGCTGCCGGGAGGGA
- a CDS encoding ATP-binding protein codes for MRLFGTMGAETSFREEDFFGREEELSALTRAALEGSRGIGSSFMIYGPPNIGKTSLLLKLAKVLTTSDGGEGLPRPFPLYFSFSQILSHPLALSQHFLQEFLLQLLRFLGDARPSAFDPAAMCDRLASFGVTGCHEVLAAHERCTAEGDGLSALVNALSFPFSASGDLFYPVFLFDDFQYTGKLQGVPDGAMLSILRPYIKSGHFPMFLSGSSPGRVTAALKREGLFGTFHMIEIGGLSTDSSVRLWGHLCERRRVDIPASLLPRASERLGGIPTYMRMLVEEIFFRSAKVPDMVTLENLYAVSVTEGKLNRYWREFFENTFPDRARRGRAIRFLKRVLCDRFPLDTVEGAISLMGASEEEGDAILSALEFKGLLKADLDQLTFVGDPVLADFLYWAFERGVLGKGTSQVAAAIVQARLSHTEPVPGQGRDHARRVAIVKELMRKWDLREVPLLLLDFAKFREKFGGKGLLEVVIGMEGEAVRVRLPKVSSVSTGYRASRGGPRFDFDLVAYGFLDRDFSEENLVIWAVDAAVEKNLGARAVEHFENRCRLLALEKGLPQDRLRKWMLINETADPAAVDLASKYGIHLSHPTQLRLFLNLFGLEELEREPEPARSPGVEASRTGKTLEYELVLPIKADSEVVAARVAEEVAAFAAVDADTVDRIKMAIIEACINAFEHSASESGKVRLRYLLSPDKIELFVQDDGKGFRSGTPEESRKNRGWGLKLIRELVDDVEIITGPDGTVVHMVTNLGGEPAKPETARQGEGGPASSGER; via the coding sequence TTGCGTCTGTTCGGCACCATGGGGGCGGAAACGTCCTTTCGGGAAGAGGATTTTTTCGGGCGCGAGGAAGAACTCTCCGCCCTGACGCGCGCGGCGTTGGAAGGGAGCCGGGGAATCGGCTCCTCCTTCATGATCTACGGCCCGCCGAACATCGGCAAGACGTCGCTGCTCCTCAAGCTGGCCAAGGTGCTGACGACCTCCGACGGTGGGGAGGGGCTTCCCCGCCCGTTCCCGCTCTATTTTTCCTTCAGCCAGATCCTGTCCCACCCGCTGGCGCTCTCCCAGCATTTCCTGCAGGAGTTTCTCCTGCAGCTTCTCCGATTCCTCGGGGACGCGCGGCCGTCGGCCTTCGACCCCGCGGCGATGTGCGATCGCCTGGCCTCCTTCGGCGTCACGGGGTGCCATGAGGTTCTCGCCGCCCACGAGCGGTGCACTGCCGAGGGGGACGGACTTTCCGCGCTCGTAAACGCCCTCTCGTTCCCGTTCTCGGCGTCGGGGGATCTCTTCTACCCGGTGTTCCTCTTCGACGACTTCCAGTATACGGGGAAACTCCAGGGCGTGCCCGATGGGGCGATGCTTTCCATCCTTCGCCCCTACATCAAGTCCGGCCACTTCCCGATGTTCCTCTCGGGCTCCTCTCCCGGCCGGGTCACCGCGGCTCTCAAACGCGAAGGGCTCTTCGGCACCTTCCATATGATCGAAATCGGCGGACTCTCGACCGACTCCTCTGTCCGTCTATGGGGGCACCTGTGCGAGCGGCGCCGTGTCGATATCCCGGCGTCCCTCCTTCCACGCGCCTCCGAGCGGCTCGGGGGAATCCCCACGTATATGCGGATGCTCGTGGAGGAGATCTTCTTCAGGAGCGCGAAGGTCCCCGACATGGTCACCCTCGAGAATCTGTACGCCGTCTCCGTTACCGAGGGGAAGCTCAACCGGTACTGGAGGGAGTTCTTCGAGAACACCTTCCCGGACCGGGCGCGCCGCGGGCGGGCGATCCGTTTCCTCAAGCGCGTCCTGTGCGACCGGTTCCCGCTTGACACGGTGGAAGGCGCGATCTCCCTGATGGGGGCCTCCGAGGAAGAGGGGGATGCGATCCTCTCCGCCCTCGAGTTCAAGGGGCTCCTGAAGGCCGACCTCGACCAGCTCACGTTTGTCGGGGACCCGGTGCTGGCCGATTTCCTGTACTGGGCGTTCGAGCGCGGCGTCCTCGGGAAGGGGACGTCGCAAGTGGCGGCGGCGATCGTGCAGGCGAGGCTCTCCCACACGGAGCCGGTGCCGGGGCAGGGGAGAGACCATGCGCGGCGCGTCGCGATCGTGAAGGAGTTGATGCGGAAGTGGGACCTGCGGGAGGTGCCGCTCCTGCTCCTCGACTTCGCAAAGTTTCGCGAAAAGTTCGGGGGGAAGGGGCTGCTCGAGGTCGTCATCGGGATGGAGGGCGAGGCGGTGCGGGTCCGGCTGCCGAAGGTCTCTTCCGTTTCGACCGGGTACCGGGCGAGCCGGGGTGGGCCCCGGTTCGACTTCGACCTGGTCGCGTACGGGTTCCTCGACAGGGACTTCTCCGAAGAGAACCTTGTCATCTGGGCGGTCGACGCGGCGGTCGAGAAGAACCTCGGTGCCCGCGCCGTGGAGCATTTCGAGAACCGGTGCCGGCTGCTGGCGCTCGAGAAGGGGCTCCCGCAGGACCGGCTTCGGAAGTGGATGCTCATCAACGAGACGGCGGACCCGGCGGCGGTCGACCTGGCGTCGAAATACGGCATTCACCTGTCCCACCCGACGCAGTTGCGTCTCTTCCTCAACTTGTTCGGACTCGAGGAGCTGGAGAGGGAGCCGGAGCCAGCTCGCTCTCCGGGTGTCGAAGCGTCGCGCACCGGGAAGACATTGGAGTATGAGCTGGTCCTGCCGATCAAGGCCGACTCCGAGGTAGTTGCGGCGCGGGTCGCTGAAGAGGTGGCGGCCTTCGCCGCTGTCGACGCCGACACGGTGGACCGCATCAAGATGGCGATCATCGAGGCGTGCATCAACGCTTTCGAGCACAGCGCCTCCGAGTCCGGGAAGGTCCGGCTGCGATATCTGCTCTCGCCCGACAAGATCGAACTCTTCGTGCAGGACGACGGCAAGGGGTTCCGGTCGGGGACGCCGGAAGAGTCGAGGAAGAACCGGGGGTGGGGACTGAAGCTGATCCGGGAGCTGGTCGACGATGTTGAGATCATCACCGGGCCGGACGGCACCGTCGTTCACATGGTGACGAATCTCGGGGGGGAACCCGCAAAACCCGAAACCGCCCGACAAGGAGAAGGGGGACCCGCGTCCTCCGGGGAGCGATGA